In Nilaparvata lugens isolate BPH chromosome 13, ASM1435652v1, whole genome shotgun sequence, the sequence tagggaatttatgtcgcaacttttactgttatctcaagccgattaatgtcgattattgtcaatttttactgttttgttggggtgatagtgtatgaacgtgctgatttgagagactaccagcgtcacacagctgcataggaaagaactatgtaaactatcggcttggaataacagtaaaacttgcgacataaacgccctataccatgggatatctatgatatcgtttctctatgcagctatttaccggcttgatttcatgcatggaaaacagctgagattgaatgactatgacaaaactGAAATTTCCTTCTGCACTACCAACAAAAGAGAAATCTTTAGTGTTTGGCAGTTGGCATGAATGGATTTAGTTGTCTACTGTGTCTGCGTGTATTTGATGAACGAATTTTGTTGACAATGGTGTCGTTGTATGTTACAGGCGTCGGCCTGCTGACCCGTAAGATGGGCAACGCTGTGAGCCCGGTCATTGAGCTGACCAAGAACGGGGACGAGTACACTCTGACCTCCAACTCGACGTTCAAGAACTCGGCCATCACGTTCAAGCTGAACAAGGAGTTCGACGAGGAGACACCCGACGGCCGCCATGTCAAGTCGCTCATCACCCAGGAGGGCAACAAGCTCATCCATGTGCAGAA encodes:
- the LOC111051394 gene encoding fatty acid-binding protein, muscle isoform X2; amino-acid sequence: MVDQFQGKKFKLSTSDKFDEYMKALGVGLLTRKMGNAVSPVIELTKNGDEYTLTSNSTFKNSAITFKLNKEFDEETPDGRHVKSLITQEGNKLIHVQKGDKETKIIREFKPDEVVMTLTVDDIVCKRVYKAES